ACCGTCCCATCTTGGAATATTTGGATTAGTAAGTCCTATTATTCCGACTTTAATTCCATTAACTTCTTTTATAGTATAAGGCTCAGCAAAATCCGAACCATCGCTTTTATATTTAGCATTAGCCGCCATTATTGGGAATTTTGCTTCATTTTTAATTTTGTCGATTAAGTTTAAGCCAAAGTTAAACTCATGATTTCCTAGGGTCATGGCATCATATTCCATAAAGTTCATTACATCTATCATTGGATTTGGAAGCTCTAAATTAGTGTTATATAAATCATCTGTTAAAATTGTTCCTTGGATAGTATCACCGTTATCTAGCAATATAGTATTTGGATTTTCAGCTCTTACTTTTTTTACTACAGAATGGATTTTTGCAAGTCCTATATTATCTACTTCTTGTCCGTCTTCATAGGACCAGTTGTAAATATTGCCGTGAATATCAGTAGTGCCTAATATAGTAATGTGAACAGTTTCACTACCACTAGCAAAAGCAACTTCCTGTAATGGTGTAATTACTATACTTAGAACAAGAAACATCGTTAGTAATAAGCTGTATAGCCTTTTGTTTTCAAATTTCAATTTGTTTTCCCCCTTTTAAATTTGTTGAAATGTTATTCTTATATATTTATGCCTTATATGAAAAGTTAAGGGGAGCATCTACCTCCCCTTAAAGTCTTTCTTTTATATTTTGTATTATTTCTTTTTTAATTTCCAACCAGCTGCAACCATTAATGCTCCTGCTAAGCCTGTTAATGCCCATGGAGCTGTACCAGTCTTTGGTAAGTTACCTTTTCCTTTTGGTTTTCCTGGCTTAGGTACTTCGGGTTTTGTTTTTGGTTTTTCTCCAGGTTTTTCTGTATCTTCTTCTAACTTAGCCAATGCTTTTTCTGCCTCTTCTAATTTAGCTAAATTTGTTACAAGGGCTTTCTGTTCATCTGTTAAGGCATCATAAGCTTTTCTTGTAGCCTCAATAGTTTCCTTATCCTTTAATGTAATCTTTTCTGGTAGTTTATCAATTAAATCTATTACTTTATTAGCTTTTTCTTTGTCTTCTTCTGTTGGTTCTTCAGGTTCAATTATTGGGTCTTCACCTTTTGTTTCAACAGTCATTCTATTATCAAGTACACCTTCTACTACTTTCATCTCTCTAATACCATCAGCCACTATTTCATCTAAACCTGGGTATTGTGCTATTAGATTGCCACCCCCAAGCATTGTATATCCATCTCCACCAGAAGCCATGAAATCGTTTGTAGCTACTTTATAACTTTTGTTTAAATCAAGAGGTTTGCCATTTACTTTTACACTATGAACTCTCTTGCCAACTTCTTCAGTTGTATCAAGTTTGTAGGTCATACCTGCAACTTGTGAAAATCCCCCTGCTGGTTCTGGATAGGAGGCTGTTCCATGTTCTAAGGCTGCCAATATGTCGCTACCTTTAACTTCTTTTACTACTAAGTAATTTCCAAAGGGTAGAACAGCAATTACATCTCCCATTGTAATTTCTCCGGCCTCTATAGAAGCTCTAATTCCGCCGCCATTGGTTATAGTTACATCGGCTTCTCCTGCTTCTAACATTATATCTGTAATAAGGTTTGCAAGATTAGTTTCACCAGCCCTAACATTTTCTCTTTCTCCATCAAGTCTTACTTTTGCTTCACCTATAACTTCACTGGTTATTTCTTCATTTTTTTCTTCTATTTCTTCTATTAAAGCTTCTATTTCCTGATTTCCTTCTATAGATTCAGCTTCTTCAGTAGTTATCAATTTTCCAGTTCTTTCTTTAATGTTTCCATCCTGAATTTTAATATTCACAACACCTACATTGTTAGTGTGGGAGCCTGTCTGAACTATTAATGTATCATTTATAGGGGTACCGTCTGTTAAGGTAGTGTGGCTATGACCATCAATTAATAAGTCGATGCCTTCTACTTCTCTAGCAACAGTTGTACTTCTTTCTTTTTCGTTAGTTTCTTGATCCATTCCTAAATGAGATAATGCAATTACTATATCAACCTTTTCTTCTTCTTTAAGTTTTTTAACTATTCTCTTTCCAGCATCCACTGGAGCTTCAAAATTAACTCCTTCTGTATTTTTGGGACTTGATTTATACTTTGTTTCCGGAGTTGCAAGACCAAATACTCCTACTTTTATCCCAT
The sequence above is a segment of the Tissierellales bacterium genome. Coding sequences within it:
- a CDS encoding 5'-nucleotidase C-terminal domain-containing protein produces the protein MFNKFSKNKKLFSFLLSLVLALGVLVTPIHDAAFAEDTENVTEIAIVHTNDTHSRIKEGIGFAKIPTIVQGLKNEGKEVLLLDAGDTLHGLPIATISRGKSIVDVMNLAGYDAMVPGNHDFNYGYERLLELKGMANFEILASNVVKENGQRDFKPYIVKELDGIKVGVFGLATPETKYKSSPKNTEGVNFEAPVDAGKRIVKKLKEEEKVDIVIALSHLGMDQETNEKERSTTVAREVEGIDLLIDGHSHTTLTDGTPINDTLIVQTGSHTNNVGVVNIKIQDGNIKERTGKLITTEEAESIEGNQEIEALIEEIEEKNEEITSEVIGEAKVRLDGERENVRAGETNLANLITDIMLEAGEADVTITNGGGIRASIEAGEITMGDVIAVLPFGNYLVVKEVKGSDILAALEHGTASYPEPAGGFSQVAGMTYKLDTTEEVGKRVHSVKVNGKPLDLNKSYKVATNDFMASGGDGYTMLGGGNLIAQYPGLDEIVADGIREMKVVEGVLDNRMTVETKGEDPIIEPEEPTEEDKEKANKVIDLIDKLPEKITLKDKETIEATRKAYDALTDEQKALVTNLAKLEEAEKALAKLEEDTEKPGEKPKTKPEVPKPGKPKGKGNLPKTGTAPWALTGLAGALMVAAGWKLKKK